A region of the Gammaproteobacteria bacterium genome:
TGGCCAGCAACGATCGACGGCGCGTTTGATTTCTCTGACGCCACTTATCGATGTGGTGTTCATATTGCTCATCTTCTTCATGCTAGCGTCGAGTTTTCTCGACTGGCGCTCTGTGGATCTCTCCGTTACCAGTGGCATGGGTACAGCCGAGTCCGCTGATCAAGCAATTCTGATTGACTTGCGAGCTGACGGTTCCATGACCGTTGGATCTAGCCCCGTCACGATACGCGCTCTCCCATCGGTCCTGAAAACAAAGTTGGCGGGAAATCCTGAGCAACGGGTCGTGATTCGCTCCGAACCCGGAGTGCCGCTTCAACGCGCTATCGACGCATTGGACCTCATTCGCGCGACCGGTGCGATCAACGTTTCACTCACGCGGACTCGCTGATCCATGCAATTGCCGCTCGGTCAAATGGAAGAAGAAGCGGATAACGTCTTACCGCTGATCAACGTCGTGTTCCTTTTACTGATTTTCTTTATCATGACCGGCGCATTAACTTCTGTCGATTTCTTCAATGTCGATCCGCCGAGCTCTTCCAGCGAACTTCCAGGTGCATTGGACGAGTCTGTCATCCTGGTCAGTGCCGATGGTAGGCTCGCGATTGACAACCAGGAGGTGGACGAGGTCGATCTGCAACTTGCGGTCTCGGACAAACTGGCCATGGGGGCGGGGCGTACATTTCGCATCAAGGCAGATGGCCGGGTAGATGCGTCACGTGTTGTCGAGGTGATGGAGTTGATTGAGGCTGTCGGTGTGAGGCGCGTCATGCTCCTCACACTGGAGACTGCGAATTGATTTTTCGGCGCCAGCAGCATTGGATGCTCGCCTTCTTGCTGGCGCTGATGGCTCATTCTGCCGTGTTCCTGTATTCGATCAGCCTACCGGGCGGCGAGCCGGTTTATCGCGGCGGTGGCAGATTCGATGATGGCTCCAAACCAACGCCGAATGCTAACGGCATATTCGTGCAGCTTGGAAATTCGGGAGAGAGCTACGGCGAGGTTTTCGACCAGGCTGCCCTGGAGGAGAAGGCTCCGCTGCAGTCGACCCGCGAATCTCTAGCCCAGGGGTTTGTGGCGAGCACCGGCCTTCCAGGTTCAGAAGCAGAGGAAGCGGAACCCACCGACCCCCCCGAGCTAACCAGTATACGCGTCTTGGAGAAGCCTAAGAGGACACCAGCGGACGAAGTAGGCCCAGCAACCAAAGAAACTATAGAAGCCGAAAAGCCGGAATCAGAATACGCCTCCGTACCAACTCCAAACCTCAAGCCGAAGCCACCCATACCATTACCGGAAATAGAAACTTTGGAACGCCGGCTTTCGGTGCAGGGGCCCCCAGAGGAGGAACCAGCCAAGACCTCCAGCACTAATGTTGGGCGCCAAGGCACAATGGCCGATGCAGAGAGTTCAACACAAAATA
Encoded here:
- a CDS encoding biopolymer transporter ExbD, whose amino-acid sequence is MQFGQQRSTARLISLTPLIDVVFILLIFFMLASSFLDWRSVDLSVTSGMGTAESADQAILIDLRADGSMTVGSSPVTIRALPSVLKTKLAGNPEQRVVIRSEPGVPLQRAIDALDLIRATGAINVSLTRTR
- a CDS encoding biopolymer transporter ExbD, with the translated sequence MQLPLGQMEEEADNVLPLINVVFLLLIFFIMTGALTSVDFFNVDPPSSSSELPGALDESVILVSADGRLAIDNQEVDEVDLQLAVSDKLAMGAGRTFRIKADGRVDASRVVEVMELIEAVGVRRVMLLTLETAN
- a CDS encoding TonB family protein; translated protein: MLAFLLALMAHSAVFLYSISLPGGEPVYRGGGRFDDGSKPTPNANGIFVQLGNSGESYGEVFDQAALEEKAPLQSTRESLAQGFVASTGLPGSEAEEAEPTDPPELTSIRVLEKPKRTPADEVGPATKETIEAEKPESEYASVPTPNLKPKPPIPLPEIETLERRLSVQGPPEEEPAKTSSTNVGRQGTMADAESSTQNTAYESSFAFDTQGARDGTASSNLTGEVRKYNYYDQVVLYIKRYGAYPREAAPFLLEDTVVFKFAINRQGKVLYSHLVKPSTTLLFNQAIRRMMKRASPVPPIPPEITKDELTFTVQVHFSPRQRQ